Proteins encoded by one window of Puntigrus tetrazona isolate hp1 chromosome 25, ASM1883169v1, whole genome shotgun sequence:
- the exoc3l1 gene encoding exocyst complex component 3-like protein isoform X4: MSDGDKNGQDNHEDALVPVEVWPELERAECLARGAALKWASGVFCRPEHLERLGQYRKRESQRTALIHSRLKSVVQSYLEGVDWGLGQLREARAELREVSHDLHKANFESRKNSEKVTTLETLREISVTHRQLLAAVSNLPRLYKVRSMVLETERLVESRRLLEAHARLMELERWQDEMLLQLQGPRRSSGTGFTSEDEELVRNYFSDVGGLVDALAKELWAVVGSGLSLACQNPTLFVSAVRIVEREEALDQFFLEERRSTSVQNTPMPPGRPRCWRDRFFKVMEEAVSARFRSVSYLHTRGPGLASHLSALQHCIMGDLSTVRHFLEQCVPSHYRLTRAYLRFCHQFLQNHLGLVSGWELEGGEIFAVLNWVLHIYNSSEMMGEPALVAELDIEDMGPLVSQEGLEQLQNKYVQKVRKSVSEWMHKALEVELTDWQRDQEPDIDHEGCYHTSLPTIIAQMLEENARVALMISEALRDQTIQMGLYEMENLLSRFRDAIIEFGKEHRRDSTINNNKFYLHYLLACINNCIILKTSTESLQQQLCSFPSNRYSRISLGPLAALDRAVRKACRLVMDHLLFELQPHLQELLSRTWLDQGEVTPNMCGVLECHCELYNRVRQPCCKSLHHVISIMYRG, from the exons ATGTCAGACGGAGATAAGAATGGCCAAGACAATCACGAAG ATGCCCTTGTCCCAGTTGAGGTGTGGCCAGAGCTGGAGAGAGCCGAGTGTTTGGCTCGGGGTGCTGCGCTGAAATGGGCCTCAGGTGTCTTTTGTCGTCCAGAGCATCTGGAGAGACTAGGACAATACAGAAAAAGGGAGAGTCAACGAACTGCATTGATTCATTCACGGTTAAAG tCAGTTGTACAGTCCTACCTGGAAGGTGTCGACTGGGGTCTTGGTCAATTGCGAGAGGCACGAGCTGAGCTGAGAGAAGTGTCTCATGACTTGCATAAGGCTAACTTTGAGTCCaggaaaaattctgaaaaagtaACTACACTGGAGACACTTCGGGAGATTTCTGTCACTCACCGACAGCTCCTCGCTGCAGTCAGTAACCTACCACGTCTCTATAAAG TGCGGAGTATGGTGctagagacagagagactggTGGAGTCTCGGAGACTATTGGAAGCGCATGCTCGACTAATGGAATTAGAACGCTGGCAGGATGAGATGCTTCTGCAGCTCCAAGGACCTAGGAGATCGTCCGGGACGGGGTTTACCTCAGAGGATGAGGAGTTAGTGCGGAATTATTTCTCCGATGTTGGAGGCTTGGTGGATGCCCTTGCCAAGGAGCTCTGGGCAGTGGTTGGGAGTGGATTGTCACTTGCCTGTCAGAACCCAACACTTTTTGTGTCAGCTGTACGAATAGTGGAGCGCGAAGAAGCACTAGATCAGTTCTTTCTGGAGGAGCGGAGGTCAACATCTGTACAGAACACACCCATGCCCCCAGGAAGACCACGTTGTTGGAGGGACCGCTTCTTCAAG GTGATGGAGGAGGCAGTGTCAGCACGTTTCCGTAGTGTGTCGTACTTGCACACTCGTGGACCAGGGCTTGCAAGCCACTTGTCTGCTCTACAGCACTGCATTATGGGAGACCTTTCAACAGTGCGGCATTTTCTTGAACAATGTGTTCCGTCTCACTATCGCCTAACAAGAGCTTATCTGCGCTTCTGCCACCAGTTCTTGCAGAACCATCTTGGACTGGTTAGTGGATGGGAGCTAGAGGGTGGAGAAATCTTCGCTGTTCTTAACTGGGTTCTGCACATATACAACAG CTCAGAGATGATGGGTGAGCCAGCCCTTGTAGCTGAGCTAGACATTGAGGACATGGGACCTCTCGTATCTCAAGAAGGTCTCGAGCAGCTACAGAACAAATATGTCCAAAAAGTTCGG AAGAGTGTGTCAGAGTGGATGCACAAGGCTCTAGAGGTGGAGCTGACAGACTGGCAAAGGGATCAGGAACCAGATATTGACCATGAAGGCTGTTATCACACCAGCCTTCCAACCATCATTGCTCAG ATGCTAGAAGAAAATGCACGGGTGGCTTTGATGATAAGTGAAGCTCTGAGAGACCAGACAATCCAAATGGGACTTTATGAGATGGAGAACCTCCTCAGCCG ATTTCGGGATGCAATCATAGAATTTGGAAAGGAGCATCGCAGGGATTCAACCATAAACAATAACAAGTTCTACCTCCATTATCTCCTGGCCTGCATCAACAATTGCATCATCCTCAA AACTTCCACAGAAAGCCTGCAGCAGCAGTTGTGCTCCTTCCCTTCAAATCGATATTCTCGCATTTCACTTGGACCTCTGGCTGCCCTGGACCGTGCTGTGAGAAAGGCATGTCGCTTAGTTATGGATCATCTGTTGTTTGAGTTGCAACCTCATCTACAGGAGCTCCTGTCTCGTACCTGGCTGGACCAGGGAGAAGTAACTCCAAATATGTGTGGGGTTTTAGAATGTCACTGTGAACTTTACAACAGGGTGCGGCAACCTTGTTGCAAG TCTTTGCATCATGTGATCTCTATTATGTACAGAGGCTAA
- the exoc3l1 gene encoding exocyst complex component 3-like protein isoform X3, with translation MGLRCLLSSRASGETRTIQKKGESTNCIDSFTVKVVQSYLEGVDWGLGQLREARAELREVSHDLHKANFESRKNSEKVTTLETLREISVTHRQLLAAVSNLPRLYKVRSMVLETERLVESRRLLEAHARLMELERWQDEMLLQLQGPRRSSGTGFTSEDEELVRNYFSDVGGLVDALAKELWAVVGSGLSLACQNPTLFVSAVRIVEREEALDQFFLEERRSTSVQNTPMPPGRPRCWRDRFFKVMEEAVSARFRSVSYLHTRGPGLASHLSALQHCIMGDLSTVRHFLEQCVPSHYRLTRAYLRFCHQFLQNHLGLVSGWELEGGEIFAVLNWVLHIYNSSEMMGEPALVAELDIEDMGPLVSQEGLEQLQNKYVQKVRKSVSEWMHKALEVELTDWQRDQEPDIDHEGCYHTSLPTIIAQMLEENARVALMISEALRDQTIQMGLYEMENLLSRFRDAIIEFGKEHRRDSTINNNKFYLHYLLACINNCIILKTSTESLQQQLCSFPSNRYSRISLGPLAALDRAVRKACRLVMDHLLFELQPHLQELLSRTWLDQGEVTPNMCGVLECHCELYNRVRQPCCKRLKEECQWLTVVEYVRTLMQKRVVCRNSDERKQLAQRMTQDAQQLRDHLQSVEIDGTIGEVNPTALIIALADIINLKDPSMLILEISGLLTKYPDISEEHVSVLLDVRGDVPKDVRKSVLDFLEQSAPPLPQGYRPIFTEILVPSPSIQFCLPTAKCT, from the exons ATGGGCCTCAGGTGTCTTTTGTCGTCCAGAGCATCTGGAGAGACTAGGACAATACAGAAAAAGGGAGAGTCAACGAACTGCATTGATTCATTCACGGTTAAAG TTGTACAGTCCTACCTGGAAGGTGTCGACTGGGGTCTTGGTCAATTGCGAGAGGCACGAGCTGAGCTGAGAGAAGTGTCTCATGACTTGCATAAGGCTAACTTTGAGTCCaggaaaaattctgaaaaagtaACTACACTGGAGACACTTCGGGAGATTTCTGTCACTCACCGACAGCTCCTCGCTGCAGTCAGTAACCTACCACGTCTCTATAAAG TGCGGAGTATGGTGctagagacagagagactggTGGAGTCTCGGAGACTATTGGAAGCGCATGCTCGACTAATGGAATTAGAACGCTGGCAGGATGAGATGCTTCTGCAGCTCCAAGGACCTAGGAGATCGTCCGGGACGGGGTTTACCTCAGAGGATGAGGAGTTAGTGCGGAATTATTTCTCCGATGTTGGAGGCTTGGTGGATGCCCTTGCCAAGGAGCTCTGGGCAGTGGTTGGGAGTGGATTGTCACTTGCCTGTCAGAACCCAACACTTTTTGTGTCAGCTGTACGAATAGTGGAGCGCGAAGAAGCACTAGATCAGTTCTTTCTGGAGGAGCGGAGGTCAACATCTGTACAGAACACACCCATGCCCCCAGGAAGACCACGTTGTTGGAGGGACCGCTTCTTCAAG GTGATGGAGGAGGCAGTGTCAGCACGTTTCCGTAGTGTGTCGTACTTGCACACTCGTGGACCAGGGCTTGCAAGCCACTTGTCTGCTCTACAGCACTGCATTATGGGAGACCTTTCAACAGTGCGGCATTTTCTTGAACAATGTGTTCCGTCTCACTATCGCCTAACAAGAGCTTATCTGCGCTTCTGCCACCAGTTCTTGCAGAACCATCTTGGACTGGTTAGTGGATGGGAGCTAGAGGGTGGAGAAATCTTCGCTGTTCTTAACTGGGTTCTGCACATATACAACAG CTCAGAGATGATGGGTGAGCCAGCCCTTGTAGCTGAGCTAGACATTGAGGACATGGGACCTCTCGTATCTCAAGAAGGTCTCGAGCAGCTACAGAACAAATATGTCCAAAAAGTTCGG AAGAGTGTGTCAGAGTGGATGCACAAGGCTCTAGAGGTGGAGCTGACAGACTGGCAAAGGGATCAGGAACCAGATATTGACCATGAAGGCTGTTATCACACCAGCCTTCCAACCATCATTGCTCAG ATGCTAGAAGAAAATGCACGGGTGGCTTTGATGATAAGTGAAGCTCTGAGAGACCAGACAATCCAAATGGGACTTTATGAGATGGAGAACCTCCTCAGCCG ATTTCGGGATGCAATCATAGAATTTGGAAAGGAGCATCGCAGGGATTCAACCATAAACAATAACAAGTTCTACCTCCATTATCTCCTGGCCTGCATCAACAATTGCATCATCCTCAA AACTTCCACAGAAAGCCTGCAGCAGCAGTTGTGCTCCTTCCCTTCAAATCGATATTCTCGCATTTCACTTGGACCTCTGGCTGCCCTGGACCGTGCTGTGAGAAAGGCATGTCGCTTAGTTATGGATCATCTGTTGTTTGAGTTGCAACCTCATCTACAGGAGCTCCTGTCTCGTACCTGGCTGGACCAGGGAGAAGTAACTCCAAATATGTGTGGGGTTTTAGAATGTCACTGTGAACTTTACAACAGGGTGCGGCAACCTTGTTGCAAG AGGCTAAAGGAGGAATGTCAATGGCTAACTGTTGTTGAGTATGTCCGTACACTAATGCAGAAAAGAGTGGTCTGCAGAAACAGTGATGAGAGAAAGCAATTGGCCCAGCGAATGACTCAAGATGCTCAGCAGCTGAGGGACCACCTTCAAAGCGTG GAGATTGATGGGACCATAGGTGAGGTGAATCCCACAGCTTTGATAATTGCACTGGCTGACATAATCAATTTGAAAGACCCAAGCATGCTTATACTGGAGATTTCTGGATTGCTAACCAAGTACCCTGATATAAG TGAGGAGCATGTTTCTGTCCTGTTGGATGTAAGAGGAGATGTACCCAAAGACGTGCGGAAGTCAGTGCTAGATTTTCTGGAGCAGAGCGCCCCACCTTTACCACAAGGATACCGTCCTATATTCACAGAAATCCTTGTGCCCTCTCCCAGTATCCAGTTTTGTCTTCCTACTGCAAAATGCACTTGA
- the exoc3l1 gene encoding exocyst complex component 3-like protein isoform X1, which produces MSDGDKNGQDNHEDALVPVEVWPELERAECLARGAALKWASGVFCRPEHLERLGQYRKRESQRTALIHSRLKSVVQSYLEGVDWGLGQLREARAELREVSHDLHKANFESRKNSEKVTTLETLREISVTHRQLLAAVSNLPRLYKVRSMVLETERLVESRRLLEAHARLMELERWQDEMLLQLQGPRRSSGTGFTSEDEELVRNYFSDVGGLVDALAKELWAVVGSGLSLACQNPTLFVSAVRIVEREEALDQFFLEERRSTSVQNTPMPPGRPRCWRDRFFKVMEEAVSARFRSVSYLHTRGPGLASHLSALQHCIMGDLSTVRHFLEQCVPSHYRLTRAYLRFCHQFLQNHLGLVSGWELEGGEIFAVLNWVLHIYNSSEMMGEPALVAELDIEDMGPLVSQEGLEQLQNKYVQKVRKSVSEWMHKALEVELTDWQRDQEPDIDHEGCYHTSLPTIIAQMLEENARVALMISEALRDQTIQMGLYEMENLLSRFRDAIIEFGKEHRRDSTINNNKFYLHYLLACINNCIILKTSTESLQQQLCSFPSNRYSRISLGPLAALDRAVRKACRLVMDHLLFELQPHLQELLSRTWLDQGEVTPNMCGVLECHCELYNRVRQPCCKRLKEECQWLTVVEYVRTLMQKRVVCRNSDERKQLAQRMTQDAQQLRDHLQSVEIDGTIGEVNPTALIIALADIINLKDPSMLILEISGLLTKYPDISEEHVSVLLDVRGDVPKDVRKSVLDFLEQSAPPLPQGYRPIFTEILVPSPSIQFCLPTAKCT; this is translated from the exons ATGTCAGACGGAGATAAGAATGGCCAAGACAATCACGAAG ATGCCCTTGTCCCAGTTGAGGTGTGGCCAGAGCTGGAGAGAGCCGAGTGTTTGGCTCGGGGTGCTGCGCTGAAATGGGCCTCAGGTGTCTTTTGTCGTCCAGAGCATCTGGAGAGACTAGGACAATACAGAAAAAGGGAGAGTCAACGAACTGCATTGATTCATTCACGGTTAAAG tCAGTTGTACAGTCCTACCTGGAAGGTGTCGACTGGGGTCTTGGTCAATTGCGAGAGGCACGAGCTGAGCTGAGAGAAGTGTCTCATGACTTGCATAAGGCTAACTTTGAGTCCaggaaaaattctgaaaaagtaACTACACTGGAGACACTTCGGGAGATTTCTGTCACTCACCGACAGCTCCTCGCTGCAGTCAGTAACCTACCACGTCTCTATAAAG TGCGGAGTATGGTGctagagacagagagactggTGGAGTCTCGGAGACTATTGGAAGCGCATGCTCGACTAATGGAATTAGAACGCTGGCAGGATGAGATGCTTCTGCAGCTCCAAGGACCTAGGAGATCGTCCGGGACGGGGTTTACCTCAGAGGATGAGGAGTTAGTGCGGAATTATTTCTCCGATGTTGGAGGCTTGGTGGATGCCCTTGCCAAGGAGCTCTGGGCAGTGGTTGGGAGTGGATTGTCACTTGCCTGTCAGAACCCAACACTTTTTGTGTCAGCTGTACGAATAGTGGAGCGCGAAGAAGCACTAGATCAGTTCTTTCTGGAGGAGCGGAGGTCAACATCTGTACAGAACACACCCATGCCCCCAGGAAGACCACGTTGTTGGAGGGACCGCTTCTTCAAG GTGATGGAGGAGGCAGTGTCAGCACGTTTCCGTAGTGTGTCGTACTTGCACACTCGTGGACCAGGGCTTGCAAGCCACTTGTCTGCTCTACAGCACTGCATTATGGGAGACCTTTCAACAGTGCGGCATTTTCTTGAACAATGTGTTCCGTCTCACTATCGCCTAACAAGAGCTTATCTGCGCTTCTGCCACCAGTTCTTGCAGAACCATCTTGGACTGGTTAGTGGATGGGAGCTAGAGGGTGGAGAAATCTTCGCTGTTCTTAACTGGGTTCTGCACATATACAACAG CTCAGAGATGATGGGTGAGCCAGCCCTTGTAGCTGAGCTAGACATTGAGGACATGGGACCTCTCGTATCTCAAGAAGGTCTCGAGCAGCTACAGAACAAATATGTCCAAAAAGTTCGG AAGAGTGTGTCAGAGTGGATGCACAAGGCTCTAGAGGTGGAGCTGACAGACTGGCAAAGGGATCAGGAACCAGATATTGACCATGAAGGCTGTTATCACACCAGCCTTCCAACCATCATTGCTCAG ATGCTAGAAGAAAATGCACGGGTGGCTTTGATGATAAGTGAAGCTCTGAGAGACCAGACAATCCAAATGGGACTTTATGAGATGGAGAACCTCCTCAGCCG ATTTCGGGATGCAATCATAGAATTTGGAAAGGAGCATCGCAGGGATTCAACCATAAACAATAACAAGTTCTACCTCCATTATCTCCTGGCCTGCATCAACAATTGCATCATCCTCAA AACTTCCACAGAAAGCCTGCAGCAGCAGTTGTGCTCCTTCCCTTCAAATCGATATTCTCGCATTTCACTTGGACCTCTGGCTGCCCTGGACCGTGCTGTGAGAAAGGCATGTCGCTTAGTTATGGATCATCTGTTGTTTGAGTTGCAACCTCATCTACAGGAGCTCCTGTCTCGTACCTGGCTGGACCAGGGAGAAGTAACTCCAAATATGTGTGGGGTTTTAGAATGTCACTGTGAACTTTACAACAGGGTGCGGCAACCTTGTTGCAAG AGGCTAAAGGAGGAATGTCAATGGCTAACTGTTGTTGAGTATGTCCGTACACTAATGCAGAAAAGAGTGGTCTGCAGAAACAGTGATGAGAGAAAGCAATTGGCCCAGCGAATGACTCAAGATGCTCAGCAGCTGAGGGACCACCTTCAAAGCGTG GAGATTGATGGGACCATAGGTGAGGTGAATCCCACAGCTTTGATAATTGCACTGGCTGACATAATCAATTTGAAAGACCCAAGCATGCTTATACTGGAGATTTCTGGATTGCTAACCAAGTACCCTGATATAAG TGAGGAGCATGTTTCTGTCCTGTTGGATGTAAGAGGAGATGTACCCAAAGACGTGCGGAAGTCAGTGCTAGATTTTCTGGAGCAGAGCGCCCCACCTTTACCACAAGGATACCGTCCTATATTCACAGAAATCCTTGTGCCCTCTCCCAGTATCCAGTTTTGTCTTCCTACTGCAAAATGCACTTGA
- the exoc3l1 gene encoding exocyst complex component 3-like protein isoform X2 produces the protein MSDGDKNGQDNHEVEVWPELERAECLARGAALKWASGVFCRPEHLERLGQYRKRESQRTALIHSRLKSVVQSYLEGVDWGLGQLREARAELREVSHDLHKANFESRKNSEKVTTLETLREISVTHRQLLAAVSNLPRLYKVRSMVLETERLVESRRLLEAHARLMELERWQDEMLLQLQGPRRSSGTGFTSEDEELVRNYFSDVGGLVDALAKELWAVVGSGLSLACQNPTLFVSAVRIVEREEALDQFFLEERRSTSVQNTPMPPGRPRCWRDRFFKVMEEAVSARFRSVSYLHTRGPGLASHLSALQHCIMGDLSTVRHFLEQCVPSHYRLTRAYLRFCHQFLQNHLGLVSGWELEGGEIFAVLNWVLHIYNSSEMMGEPALVAELDIEDMGPLVSQEGLEQLQNKYVQKVRKSVSEWMHKALEVELTDWQRDQEPDIDHEGCYHTSLPTIIAQMLEENARVALMISEALRDQTIQMGLYEMENLLSRFRDAIIEFGKEHRRDSTINNNKFYLHYLLACINNCIILKTSTESLQQQLCSFPSNRYSRISLGPLAALDRAVRKACRLVMDHLLFELQPHLQELLSRTWLDQGEVTPNMCGVLECHCELYNRVRQPCCKRLKEECQWLTVVEYVRTLMQKRVVCRNSDERKQLAQRMTQDAQQLRDHLQSVEIDGTIGEVNPTALIIALADIINLKDPSMLILEISGLLTKYPDISEEHVSVLLDVRGDVPKDVRKSVLDFLEQSAPPLPQGYRPIFTEILVPSPSIQFCLPTAKCT, from the exons ATGTCAGACGGAGATAAGAATGGCCAAGACAATCACGAAG TTGAGGTGTGGCCAGAGCTGGAGAGAGCCGAGTGTTTGGCTCGGGGTGCTGCGCTGAAATGGGCCTCAGGTGTCTTTTGTCGTCCAGAGCATCTGGAGAGACTAGGACAATACAGAAAAAGGGAGAGTCAACGAACTGCATTGATTCATTCACGGTTAAAG tCAGTTGTACAGTCCTACCTGGAAGGTGTCGACTGGGGTCTTGGTCAATTGCGAGAGGCACGAGCTGAGCTGAGAGAAGTGTCTCATGACTTGCATAAGGCTAACTTTGAGTCCaggaaaaattctgaaaaagtaACTACACTGGAGACACTTCGGGAGATTTCTGTCACTCACCGACAGCTCCTCGCTGCAGTCAGTAACCTACCACGTCTCTATAAAG TGCGGAGTATGGTGctagagacagagagactggTGGAGTCTCGGAGACTATTGGAAGCGCATGCTCGACTAATGGAATTAGAACGCTGGCAGGATGAGATGCTTCTGCAGCTCCAAGGACCTAGGAGATCGTCCGGGACGGGGTTTACCTCAGAGGATGAGGAGTTAGTGCGGAATTATTTCTCCGATGTTGGAGGCTTGGTGGATGCCCTTGCCAAGGAGCTCTGGGCAGTGGTTGGGAGTGGATTGTCACTTGCCTGTCAGAACCCAACACTTTTTGTGTCAGCTGTACGAATAGTGGAGCGCGAAGAAGCACTAGATCAGTTCTTTCTGGAGGAGCGGAGGTCAACATCTGTACAGAACACACCCATGCCCCCAGGAAGACCACGTTGTTGGAGGGACCGCTTCTTCAAG GTGATGGAGGAGGCAGTGTCAGCACGTTTCCGTAGTGTGTCGTACTTGCACACTCGTGGACCAGGGCTTGCAAGCCACTTGTCTGCTCTACAGCACTGCATTATGGGAGACCTTTCAACAGTGCGGCATTTTCTTGAACAATGTGTTCCGTCTCACTATCGCCTAACAAGAGCTTATCTGCGCTTCTGCCACCAGTTCTTGCAGAACCATCTTGGACTGGTTAGTGGATGGGAGCTAGAGGGTGGAGAAATCTTCGCTGTTCTTAACTGGGTTCTGCACATATACAACAG CTCAGAGATGATGGGTGAGCCAGCCCTTGTAGCTGAGCTAGACATTGAGGACATGGGACCTCTCGTATCTCAAGAAGGTCTCGAGCAGCTACAGAACAAATATGTCCAAAAAGTTCGG AAGAGTGTGTCAGAGTGGATGCACAAGGCTCTAGAGGTGGAGCTGACAGACTGGCAAAGGGATCAGGAACCAGATATTGACCATGAAGGCTGTTATCACACCAGCCTTCCAACCATCATTGCTCAG ATGCTAGAAGAAAATGCACGGGTGGCTTTGATGATAAGTGAAGCTCTGAGAGACCAGACAATCCAAATGGGACTTTATGAGATGGAGAACCTCCTCAGCCG ATTTCGGGATGCAATCATAGAATTTGGAAAGGAGCATCGCAGGGATTCAACCATAAACAATAACAAGTTCTACCTCCATTATCTCCTGGCCTGCATCAACAATTGCATCATCCTCAA AACTTCCACAGAAAGCCTGCAGCAGCAGTTGTGCTCCTTCCCTTCAAATCGATATTCTCGCATTTCACTTGGACCTCTGGCTGCCCTGGACCGTGCTGTGAGAAAGGCATGTCGCTTAGTTATGGATCATCTGTTGTTTGAGTTGCAACCTCATCTACAGGAGCTCCTGTCTCGTACCTGGCTGGACCAGGGAGAAGTAACTCCAAATATGTGTGGGGTTTTAGAATGTCACTGTGAACTTTACAACAGGGTGCGGCAACCTTGTTGCAAG AGGCTAAAGGAGGAATGTCAATGGCTAACTGTTGTTGAGTATGTCCGTACACTAATGCAGAAAAGAGTGGTCTGCAGAAACAGTGATGAGAGAAAGCAATTGGCCCAGCGAATGACTCAAGATGCTCAGCAGCTGAGGGACCACCTTCAAAGCGTG GAGATTGATGGGACCATAGGTGAGGTGAATCCCACAGCTTTGATAATTGCACTGGCTGACATAATCAATTTGAAAGACCCAAGCATGCTTATACTGGAGATTTCTGGATTGCTAACCAAGTACCCTGATATAAG TGAGGAGCATGTTTCTGTCCTGTTGGATGTAAGAGGAGATGTACCCAAAGACGTGCGGAAGTCAGTGCTAGATTTTCTGGAGCAGAGCGCCCCACCTTTACCACAAGGATACCGTCCTATATTCACAGAAATCCTTGTGCCCTCTCCCAGTATCCAGTTTTGTCTTCCTACTGCAAAATGCACTTGA